In a single window of the Streptomyces sp. NBC_00353 genome:
- a CDS encoding enoyl-CoA hydratase/isomerase family protein: MPSSPEDTPGSADPLDSLVLHATDNGVSWITLNRPEAMNAVTWNQRERLIALLSRASADPAVRAVVLTATGRGFCAGADLRGVPSTGDRVPGDVARTIRLGAQRLIAAVLDCEKPVIAAVNGTAAGIGAHLAFACDLVLAADSAKFIEVFVRRGLVPDGGGAYLLPRLIGPQRAKELMFFGDALPAAEAERLGLVNRVVPAEELTEMARAWSQRLADGPTRALALTKQLVNASLDADRATAFAAEAMAQEINMTTRDAGEGVASFVERRAPKYRGL, translated from the coding sequence ATGCCGTCCTCCCCCGAAGACACCCCCGGGTCCGCCGACCCGCTTGACTCATTGGTACTCCACGCCACTGACAACGGCGTCTCATGGATCACTCTCAACCGCCCCGAAGCGATGAACGCCGTCACCTGGAACCAGCGCGAACGCCTCATCGCCCTCCTCTCCCGGGCCTCCGCCGACCCGGCGGTCCGGGCCGTCGTCCTGACCGCCACCGGCCGCGGCTTCTGCGCGGGCGCCGACCTGCGCGGGGTCCCGTCCACGGGCGACCGGGTCCCCGGCGATGTGGCCCGCACCATCCGGCTCGGCGCGCAGCGCCTGATCGCGGCGGTCCTGGACTGCGAGAAGCCGGTGATCGCGGCCGTCAACGGCACGGCGGCCGGCATCGGCGCACACCTGGCGTTCGCCTGCGACCTGGTACTGGCCGCCGACTCGGCGAAGTTCATCGAGGTGTTCGTACGCCGCGGTCTCGTACCGGACGGCGGCGGCGCGTACCTGCTGCCCCGCCTGATCGGACCGCAGCGTGCCAAGGAGCTGATGTTCTTCGGCGACGCACTCCCCGCGGCGGAGGCGGAACGCCTGGGCCTGGTCAACCGGGTGGTCCCGGCCGAGGAGTTGACGGAGATGGCCCGCGCATGGTCGCAACGCCTGGCGGACGGTCCGACCCGTGCCCTCGCCCTCACCAAACAGCTGGTCAACGCATCCCTGGACGCCGACCGTGCAACGGCGTTCGCCGCCGAGGCAATGGCCCAGGAGATCAACATGACGACGCGGGACGCGGGCGAGGGAGTGGCGAGCTTCGTGGAACGCCGCGCACCGAAGTACCGGGGGCTGTGA
- a CDS encoding flavin reductase family protein, with protein MAATAVRYLRSVGAATTAGPAPVDPLPRPDLRAVADDERLPVDPTEFRRVLGHFATGVTVVTAHAPDGPAGFACQSFASLSLDPPLVTFMVARTSTTWPRIARAGAFCVNILGAEQDALCRGFAVSGADKFAGVTYGAAPATGSPLLASVPAWVDCRIQAVHTGGDHLIVVGRVEALGAADGVAPLLFHRGAFGRFSG; from the coding sequence ATGGCCGCCACCGCCGTCCGGTACCTCAGGTCCGTCGGCGCCGCCACAACCGCCGGCCCGGCACCGGTCGATCCGCTGCCGCGCCCCGATCTGCGGGCCGTCGCCGACGACGAGCGGCTGCCCGTCGATCCGACCGAATTCCGGCGCGTGCTCGGTCACTTCGCGACCGGTGTCACCGTCGTCACCGCCCACGCCCCGGACGGCCCTGCGGGGTTCGCCTGCCAGTCGTTCGCCTCGCTCTCCCTCGACCCGCCGCTGGTCACCTTCATGGTCGCCCGCACGTCGACGACCTGGCCACGCATCGCCCGCGCCGGGGCGTTCTGCGTCAACATCCTGGGCGCGGAGCAGGACGCGTTGTGCCGGGGCTTCGCGGTGAGCGGGGCCGACAAGTTCGCCGGGGTGACGTACGGGGCCGCTCCCGCGACCGGGTCGCCGCTGCTGGCCTCCGTACCGGCCTGGGTCGACTGCCGCATCCAGGCCGTCCACACGGGCGGCGACCATCTGATCGTGGTCGGGCGGGTGGAGGCGCTGGGGGCGGCGGACGGGGTCGCTCCGCTGCTGTTCCACCGGGGGGCGTTCGGCCGCTTCAGCGGGTGA
- a CDS encoding MFS transporter, with translation MTQTTDSAAAGPAQDDARPADRTPSRLRIHRAWIVAVVTFVTIIGGAAFNSLPGLLIDPLHTEFGWSRGEIGLAVSIDMALYGLTAPFAAALMDRFGIRRVVVVALSTVAAGALASVWMTASWQLMIYWGLLVGLGTGSMALAFSATVTNRWFVARRGLVTGILTAAGASGQLVFLPLCAWIVEEHGWRPASVTVALAALVVVPFVWLLMRDHPADLGLAPYGGSYVEKPAPARGAAARTVRVLFDAARTGPFWLLAGTFAICGASTNGLIRTHFVPSAHDHGMPITAAASLLAVIGVFDIIGTIFSGWLTDRFDARRLLAVYYALRGISLLFLPMLMAPTVHPPMVFFIVFYGLDWVATVPPTLALCREQYGDDSAIVFGWVLASHQVGAALVAFLGGVARDVFGSYDMVWYASGALCATAALMALVIRRQAQTPEPAALTGTG, from the coding sequence GTGACCCAGACAACCGATAGCGCCGCCGCAGGTCCCGCGCAGGACGACGCCCGCCCGGCCGACCGCACGCCGTCCCGCCTGCGCATCCACCGTGCCTGGATCGTCGCCGTCGTCACGTTCGTGACGATCATCGGCGGCGCCGCGTTCAACTCCCTGCCCGGCCTCCTCATCGACCCGCTGCACACGGAGTTCGGCTGGTCGCGCGGGGAGATCGGGCTGGCCGTCTCGATCGACATGGCGCTGTACGGACTGACCGCGCCGTTCGCCGCCGCGCTGATGGACCGGTTCGGCATCCGCCGGGTCGTCGTCGTGGCCCTGTCCACGGTCGCGGCGGGGGCCCTGGCCAGTGTCTGGATGACGGCTTCCTGGCAGCTGATGATCTATTGGGGCCTGCTCGTCGGTCTCGGTACCGGCTCGATGGCGTTGGCCTTCTCGGCAACGGTCACCAACCGCTGGTTCGTCGCCAGGCGCGGCCTGGTCACCGGCATCCTCACCGCGGCCGGCGCCTCCGGCCAACTGGTCTTCCTGCCCCTGTGCGCCTGGATCGTCGAGGAGCACGGCTGGCGGCCGGCCTCGGTGACCGTCGCGCTGGCCGCGCTCGTCGTCGTCCCGTTCGTCTGGCTCCTGATGCGCGACCACCCGGCCGATCTGGGCCTGGCCCCCTACGGCGGCTCGTACGTGGAGAAGCCGGCGCCCGCCCGGGGCGCGGCGGCCCGTACCGTACGCGTGCTGTTCGACGCCGCCCGCACCGGACCGTTCTGGCTGCTGGCGGGCACGTTCGCGATCTGCGGCGCATCGACCAACGGCCTGATCCGTACGCACTTCGTGCCGTCGGCCCACGACCACGGCATGCCCATCACGGCAGCCGCCTCGCTGCTCGCCGTCATCGGGGTCTTCGACATCATCGGCACGATCTTCTCCGGCTGGCTCACCGACCGCTTCGACGCCCGCCGGCTGCTCGCCGTCTACTACGCGCTGCGCGGCATCTCGCTGCTCTTCCTGCCGATGCTGATGGCGCCGACGGTGCACCCGCCGATGGTCTTCTTCATCGTGTTCTACGGCCTGGACTGGGTGGCCACGGTCCCGCCGACACTGGCCCTGTGCCGCGAACAGTACGGCGACGACAGCGCGATCGTCTTCGGCTGGGTCCTCGCCTCCCACCAGGTCGGCGCAGCACTGGTGGCGTTCCTGGGCGGTGTGGCGCGCGACGTGTTCGGCTCGTACGACATGGTCTGGTACGCGTCGGGGGCGCTGTGCGCGACGGCGGCGCTGATGGCGCTGGTGATCCGGCGGCAGGCGCAGACCCCGGAGCCGGCGGCGCTGACCGGCACCGGCTGA
- a CDS encoding MFS transporter — MPPLAARWDDDRPGSELWNRNFRLFFIARTAALFGDGMIPVALTAGLLGAGRPHSSVGFALAAWMGPLALFVLFGGVLADRFTPRRMMIIADALRLVGASVLAISFATGNPPLWAVYALSSVAGVGAALFQPGVASTVPRVALDVQRGNAVLRVSEALMTMAGPAFAGLLVGLASAGAVYAANASTFAVSGACLFLLRLAPMPSDEAPRGTFVAELVDGWREFRARSWLWGVIAIWTVYGFTVMGPMLPLTAVEVTEAHGSGTYGVMMAVNGAGSVLGGLLALRLRPRRPLAAGAIALTGVCVNLVVLGLGMPVFALGVGQFVAGAVFAFWLVMWSTTVQTHVPPEALNRLHAYDVAGSLLMLAAGRALAGPVADAVGASEVLLAGAVINALVVGVLLAARPIRRLERIG, encoded by the coding sequence TTGCCGCCCCTGGCTGCGCGATGGGACGACGACCGACCGGGAAGCGAGCTCTGGAACCGTAACTTCCGGCTCTTCTTCATCGCCCGTACCGCCGCACTCTTCGGCGACGGCATGATCCCCGTGGCGCTCACCGCGGGTCTGCTGGGGGCCGGCCGGCCGCACTCCTCGGTGGGCTTCGCGCTGGCCGCCTGGATGGGGCCGCTGGCCCTCTTCGTGCTCTTCGGCGGCGTACTGGCGGATCGGTTCACCCCACGCCGGATGATGATCATCGCCGACGCGCTGCGGCTGGTCGGGGCGTCCGTGCTGGCCATCTCCTTCGCCACCGGCAACCCGCCGCTGTGGGCGGTGTACGCACTGAGCTCGGTGGCCGGCGTCGGCGCCGCGCTCTTCCAGCCGGGCGTCGCATCGACGGTGCCCCGGGTGGCGCTCGACGTGCAGCGCGGCAATGCGGTGCTCCGGGTCTCCGAGGCGCTGATGACCATGGCCGGTCCTGCCTTCGCGGGGCTGCTGGTCGGGTTGGCGAGCGCCGGAGCGGTGTACGCGGCGAACGCGTCGACGTTCGCGGTCTCCGGCGCCTGCCTCTTCCTGCTGCGCCTCGCCCCGATGCCGTCCGACGAGGCGCCACGCGGCACATTCGTCGCCGAACTGGTCGATGGCTGGCGGGAATTCAGGGCGCGCAGCTGGCTGTGGGGAGTGATCGCGATCTGGACGGTGTACGGCTTCACCGTGATGGGCCCGATGCTCCCGCTGACCGCGGTCGAGGTCACCGAGGCGCACGGCTCGGGCACGTACGGCGTGATGATGGCGGTGAACGGTGCGGGCAGCGTGCTCGGCGGCCTGCTGGCCCTGCGGCTGAGACCGCGCCGCCCGCTCGCGGCGGGCGCGATCGCCCTGACCGGGGTGTGCGTGAACCTGGTGGTGCTCGGTCTCGGGATGCCGGTGTTCGCGCTGGGGGTCGGGCAGTTCGTGGCGGGCGCGGTGTTCGCGTTCTGGCTGGTGATGTGGTCGACGACGGTCCAGACGCACGTCCCGCCGGAGGCCCTGAACCGGCTGCACGCCTACGACGTGGCGGGCTCCCTGCTGATGCTGGCGGCGGGCCGCGCGCTGGCGGGACCGGTCGCGGACGCGGTGGGCGCTTCGGAAGTGCTGCTGGCCGGAGCGGTGATCAACGCGCTGGTGGTGGGGGTGCTGCTGGCAGCCCGCCCGATCCGCCGCCTGGAGCGGATCGGGTGA
- a CDS encoding GlxA family transcriptional regulator, with amino-acid sequence MRHRVVVLALDGLLPFELGIPQRIFGRAYGSEPGDRGRQLYEVVTCSVRPPGPVSTDADFTITVERGPEALATADTVVIPASYELGPVYEEGRLTDELAAAFAYIRPGTRLVSICTGSYVLAAAGRLDGRPATTHWSSADHFQQLFPQVRVDPDVLFIDDGDVLTSAGVAAGIDLCLHIVRRDHGTAVANDVARRTVVPPHRDGGQAQYIQRPVPEAQFATTTSARAWALGRLDRPILLRDMAQQESMSVRTFTRRFREEVGISPGQWLTQQRVERARGLLEATDLSIDQVAREAGFGTATSLRQHIQAALGVSPTMYRRTFRAGAVGR; translated from the coding sequence ATGCGGCATCGAGTCGTCGTCCTGGCCCTCGACGGGCTGCTCCCTTTCGAACTGGGCATCCCACAAAGGATTTTCGGCCGGGCGTACGGATCCGAGCCCGGTGACCGGGGACGGCAGCTGTACGAAGTCGTGACCTGTTCCGTCCGCCCACCTGGTCCGGTGTCCACCGACGCGGACTTCACCATCACCGTGGAACGTGGCCCCGAGGCGCTGGCCACCGCCGACACGGTCGTCATCCCCGCTTCCTACGAGCTCGGCCCCGTCTACGAAGAGGGCAGGCTGACGGACGAACTGGCCGCCGCGTTCGCGTACATCAGGCCGGGCACCCGCCTGGTCTCGATCTGCACGGGCAGTTACGTCCTCGCCGCCGCCGGACGTCTCGACGGACGCCCCGCCACCACGCACTGGTCGTCCGCCGACCACTTCCAGCAGCTGTTCCCGCAGGTCCGGGTCGACCCCGACGTCCTGTTCATCGACGACGGGGACGTCCTCACATCCGCCGGGGTCGCCGCCGGGATCGACCTCTGCCTGCACATCGTGCGCCGCGACCACGGCACGGCCGTCGCCAATGACGTCGCCCGCCGCACGGTCGTGCCGCCGCACCGCGACGGCGGGCAGGCCCAGTACATCCAACGCCCGGTCCCCGAGGCTCAGTTCGCGACCACGACGAGCGCGCGGGCCTGGGCGCTCGGGCGGCTCGACCGGCCGATCCTGCTGCGCGACATGGCGCAGCAGGAGTCGATGAGCGTACGGACGTTCACCCGCCGGTTCCGGGAGGAGGTCGGGATCAGTCCGGGGCAGTGGCTGACCCAGCAGCGGGTGGAGCGGGCACGGGGGCTCCTGGAGGCCACGGACCTGTCGATCGACCAGGTGGCGCGGGAAGCGGGGTTCGGGACGGCGACGTCGCTGCGCCAGCACATCCAGGCGGCGTTGGGCGTGTCACCGACGATGTACCGGCGGACGTTCCGCGCGGGGGCGGTCGGTCGGTGA
- a CDS encoding Zn-dependent alcohol dehydrogenase, with protein MRGVVFDGKQTEVVDDLEIRDPGPGEVLVSVAAAGLCHSDLSVVDGTIPFPLPVVLGHEGAGVVEAIGAGVTHVAPGDHVSLSTLASCGACAQCDRGRPTMCRKAIGMPGQPFSRGGKPLYQFASNSAFAERTLVKAVQAVKIPADIPLTSAALIGCGVLTGVGAVLNRAKVDRGDTVVVIGTGGIGLNVIQGARIAGALTIVAVDANPAKEAVARQFGATHFLPSADGVREILPTGADHAFECVGRTELIRQAIDLLDRHGQAILLGVPAATAEASFLVSSMYLDKSILGCRYGSSRPQRDIALYADLYRDGRLLLDELVTETYPVEDFAKAADDAHHGRVARGVLVF; from the coding sequence ATGAGAGGCGTCGTCTTCGACGGCAAGCAGACCGAGGTCGTCGACGACCTGGAGATACGTGACCCGGGACCCGGCGAGGTGCTCGTCTCGGTGGCGGCCGCCGGCCTGTGCCACAGCGATCTGTCGGTCGTGGACGGGACCATTCCGTTCCCGCTGCCGGTGGTGCTCGGGCACGAGGGTGCGGGCGTGGTGGAGGCGATCGGCGCGGGCGTCACGCATGTCGCGCCCGGCGACCATGTCTCGCTGTCCACGCTGGCCAGCTGCGGCGCGTGCGCCCAGTGCGACCGGGGCAGGCCGACGATGTGCCGCAAGGCGATCGGGATGCCCGGGCAGCCGTTCTCGCGGGGTGGCAAGCCGCTGTACCAGTTCGCCTCCAACTCGGCCTTCGCCGAACGGACCCTAGTCAAGGCCGTGCAGGCGGTGAAGATCCCCGCCGACATCCCGCTGACGTCGGCCGCCCTGATCGGCTGCGGTGTGCTGACGGGAGTCGGCGCCGTGCTCAACCGGGCGAAGGTCGACCGGGGTGACACGGTCGTCGTGATCGGCACCGGCGGCATCGGGCTCAATGTGATCCAGGGTGCGCGGATCGCGGGCGCGCTGACGATCGTCGCGGTGGACGCCAACCCGGCGAAGGAGGCGGTGGCACGGCAGTTCGGCGCGACGCACTTCCTGCCGTCGGCGGACGGCGTGCGCGAGATCCTGCCGACCGGTGCCGACCACGCCTTCGAGTGCGTGGGCCGCACGGAACTGATCCGGCAGGCGATCGATCTCCTGGACCGGCACGGCCAGGCGATCCTGCTGGGTGTCCCGGCGGCGACGGCGGAGGCGTCGTTCCTGGTCTCGTCGATGTACCTGGACAAGTCGATCCTGGGCTGCCGGTACGGCTCCTCGCGCCCGCAGCGCGACATCGCGCTCTACGCGGACCTGTACCGGGACGGCCGGCTGCTCCTCGACGAGCTGGTGACGGAGACGTACCCGGTGGAGGACTTCGCGAAGGCGGCGGACGACGCGCACCACGGGCGGGTGGCGCGCGGCGTGCTGGTGTTCTAG
- a CDS encoding acyl-CoA dehydrogenase family protein — MDFAFDAADDTFRQEARSWLEAHLAQPCATEGGRAWERELGHAGWIGLGWDTGTAGYGNRHATLTQQVAWAEEYARTTAPARVGHIGENLLAPTLIAYGTESQKQRFLPAVARGEELWCQGYSEPGAGSDLAGVRTGAVPDGTGRYIVSGQKIWTSLAQDADWCFVLARTTPGSQRHHGLSFLLVPMDQPGRVEVRPIRQMSGTSEFNEVFFDGALAEEVVGGEGNGWTVAMGLLALERGVSTLVQQIGFAAELDRVVRAAVAGGAVADAVLRERLVRQWAELKTMRWNALRTLGGSGDAGAPSVAKLLWGGWHKRLGELAVEIRGAAAAVGPDDWSPTTPYELDEAQRLFLFTRSDTIYGGSDEIQRNIIAERVLGLPREPR; from the coding sequence GTGGACTTCGCGTTCGACGCGGCGGACGACACCTTCCGCCAGGAGGCCCGGTCCTGGCTGGAGGCCCACCTCGCACAGCCCTGCGCCACCGAGGGCGGCCGCGCCTGGGAGCGGGAGCTGGGCCACGCCGGCTGGATCGGCCTCGGCTGGGACACCGGGACGGCCGGCTACGGAAACCGGCACGCCACCCTCACCCAGCAGGTCGCCTGGGCGGAGGAGTACGCGCGCACCACCGCCCCCGCCCGCGTCGGCCACATCGGCGAGAACCTCCTCGCCCCCACCCTCATCGCGTACGGGACCGAGTCGCAGAAGCAGCGGTTCCTCCCCGCCGTCGCCCGGGGCGAGGAGCTCTGGTGCCAGGGCTACAGCGAACCCGGCGCCGGCTCCGACCTCGCCGGGGTGCGGACCGGCGCCGTGCCGGACGGCACCGGCCGGTACATCGTCAGCGGCCAGAAGATCTGGACCTCGCTCGCTCAGGACGCCGACTGGTGCTTCGTCCTCGCCCGCACCACCCCGGGCTCGCAGCGCCACCACGGACTGTCGTTCCTGCTGGTGCCGATGGACCAGCCGGGCCGTGTCGAGGTGCGCCCGATCCGCCAGATGTCCGGGACGAGCGAGTTCAACGAGGTCTTCTTCGACGGCGCGCTCGCCGAGGAGGTGGTCGGCGGCGAGGGCAACGGCTGGACCGTCGCCATGGGGCTGCTCGCCCTGGAGCGGGGCGTCTCCACCCTGGTCCAGCAGATCGGTTTCGCCGCCGAGCTGGACCGTGTGGTCCGGGCCGCCGTCGCCGGCGGTGCGGTCGCCGACGCCGTACTGCGCGAACGGCTCGTCCGGCAGTGGGCCGAGCTGAAGACCATGCGCTGGAACGCCCTGCGCACCCTGGGCGGTTCCGGCGACGCGGGCGCCCCGAGCGTCGCCAAACTGCTCTGGGGCGGCTGGCACAAACGGCTCGGCGAGCTGGCCGTGGAGATCAGGGGCGCCGCCGCAGCCGTGGGCCCGGACGACTGGTCGCCCACCACACCGTACGAACTCGACGAGGCACAGCGCCTGTTCCTGTTCACCCGGTCCGACACCATCTACGGCGGCTCGGACGAGATCCAGCGGAACATCATCGCCGAGCGGGTGCTCGGCCTACCGAGGGAGCCGAGATGA
- a CDS encoding SDR family oxidoreductase, giving the protein MGNFLAGKVVAVTGAGRGIGRAVALAAAAQGARVVVNDYGVSIEGGEPSSEIAESVVKEIEAAGGEAVAVADDISTMAGGQRIVDTALARFGRIDGVVCVAGILRERMLFNMSEEEWDPVVATHLKGTFTVFRAAAAVMRKQEGGGTLVGFTSGNHQGSVAQANYSAAKGGIISLVRSAALGLHKYGVTANAVAPVARTRMSANVPMELKEIGEPEDVAALVVYLLSDRAREEKITGQVYTIAGPKIAVWAQPRELRAGYAEGAWTPERIADFLPGTVGVDPMPMLAQLEAMAAAAAARTRPNA; this is encoded by the coding sequence ATGGGGAACTTCTTGGCAGGCAAGGTGGTGGCCGTGACCGGTGCCGGCCGTGGCATCGGACGAGCGGTCGCGCTGGCCGCGGCGGCACAGGGGGCCCGGGTCGTCGTCAACGACTACGGCGTCTCCATCGAGGGCGGCGAACCGAGCAGCGAGATAGCCGAGTCCGTCGTCAAGGAGATCGAGGCGGCGGGCGGCGAGGCCGTCGCGGTGGCCGACGACATCTCCACGATGGCGGGCGGACAGCGGATCGTGGACACGGCGCTGGCGCGGTTCGGGCGGATCGACGGGGTCGTCTGCGTGGCCGGGATCCTGCGCGAGCGGATGCTGTTCAACATGTCCGAGGAGGAGTGGGACCCGGTCGTCGCCACCCACCTGAAGGGCACCTTCACCGTCTTCCGGGCGGCCGCGGCGGTCATGCGGAAGCAGGAGGGCGGCGGCACACTGGTCGGCTTCACCAGCGGCAACCATCAGGGCAGTGTCGCCCAGGCCAACTACAGCGCCGCGAAGGGCGGGATCATCTCGCTCGTCCGGAGCGCGGCGCTCGGACTGCACAAGTACGGCGTCACGGCGAACGCGGTCGCCCCGGTGGCCCGGACCCGGATGTCCGCGAACGTCCCGATGGAACTGAAGGAGATCGGCGAACCGGAGGACGTGGCCGCACTCGTCGTCTACCTGTTGAGCGATCGGGCCCGCGAGGAGAAGATCACCGGCCAGGTCTACACGATCGCCGGCCCGAAGATCGCGGTCTGGGCGCAGCCGAGGGAACTGCGGGCGGGGTACGCGGAAGGGGCCTGGACGCCGGAGCGGATCGCCGACTTCCTGCCGGGGACGGTGGGGGTGGATCCGATGCCGATGCTGGCGCAGCTGGAGGCGATGGCGGCCGCGGCGGCGGCGAGGACGAGGCCCAACGCGTGA
- a CDS encoding cyclase family protein — protein sequence MPLPAEFHEIAERVNNWGRWGADDEIGTLNLITDAVVRDAAATVRTGQRIPLALALQQDGVQSGLIPGRVNPLHAMVQINQEIFGPGTVATSDDVVTLGLQAATHWDALTHASHSGQIYNGRPADTVTAHGGAQFSSIAAPPHLVSRGVLLDVARARGVDRLPGDHAVTPEDLDAAEEFGGIRVRAGDIVLVRTGQIQVYLAGDKHAYAYPSPGLSIRTPEWFHARDVAAVANDTLTFEIFPAEIEDLWLGVHALDLVEMGMLQGQNWNLEGLSTACAEAKRYGFLLSAMPEPFVGATGTPVAPVAVL from the coding sequence ATGCCGCTGCCGGCCGAGTTCCACGAGATCGCCGAGCGCGTGAACAACTGGGGGCGCTGGGGCGCGGACGACGAGATCGGGACGCTCAACCTGATCACCGACGCGGTGGTACGGGACGCGGCGGCGACCGTCCGCACCGGGCAGCGGATACCTCTCGCGCTCGCCCTCCAGCAGGACGGTGTGCAGAGCGGGCTGATTCCGGGGCGGGTCAATCCGCTGCATGCCATGGTCCAGATCAATCAGGAGATCTTCGGCCCCGGCACGGTCGCCACCAGCGACGACGTCGTGACGCTCGGCCTGCAGGCCGCCACCCACTGGGACGCGCTCACGCACGCCTCGCACTCCGGGCAGATCTACAACGGCCGCCCCGCCGACACCGTCACCGCGCACGGCGGCGCACAGTTCAGCTCCATCGCCGCACCCCCGCACCTCGTCTCACGCGGCGTACTGCTGGATGTGGCGCGCGCCCGCGGCGTGGACCGGCTGCCCGGCGACCATGCCGTGACCCCGGAGGACCTGGACGCGGCGGAGGAGTTCGGCGGGATCCGGGTCCGGGCCGGTGACATCGTCCTCGTACGGACCGGGCAGATCCAGGTCTACCTGGCGGGCGACAAGCACGCGTATGCCTATCCGTCGCCCGGTCTGTCGATCCGGACGCCCGAGTGGTTCCACGCGCGCGATGTCGCCGCGGTCGCCAATGACACACTGACCTTCGAGATCTTCCCGGCGGAGATCGAGGATCTATGGCTGGGCGTGCATGCGCTGGACCTGGTCGAGATGGGCATGCTGCAGGGCCAGAACTGGAATCTGGAAGGGCTGTCCACAGCCTGTGCGGAGGCGAAGCGCTACGGCTTTCTGCTCTCCGCGATGCCGGAACCGTTCGTCGGCGCCACCGGCACCCCGGTCGCCCCGGTGGCCGTCCTGTGA
- a CDS encoding ATP-binding protein, producing MQVLQVQLEVGPDPAEVGRARRWARSRLVGSGIRDDEPLAETLILLISELVTNAVVHTGCPAVLRMLFGAAETAGTAGTVRVEVADTSCRPPQQRHAAGEDTGGRGLELVDGLADRWGWQPEGAGKQIWCEVDRGAPVVQVQMQVGAHGAGLHEPSPAVVTHPA from the coding sequence GTGCAGGTGCTTCAGGTTCAGTTGGAGGTCGGGCCGGATCCCGCAGAGGTCGGGCGGGCCCGCAGGTGGGCGCGGTCGAGACTGGTCGGGTCCGGGATAAGGGACGACGAGCCGCTGGCCGAGACGCTCATCCTGCTGATCTCGGAGCTGGTCACCAACGCGGTCGTCCATACCGGCTGTCCGGCCGTGCTGCGCATGCTGTTCGGCGCGGCCGAAACGGCGGGGACGGCCGGGACCGTACGGGTCGAGGTGGCCGACACCAGCTGCCGTCCGCCGCAGCAGCGGCACGCGGCGGGCGAGGACACCGGCGGCCGGGGCCTGGAGCTGGTCGACGGCCTTGCCGACCGCTGGGGCTGGCAGCCGGAAGGCGCCGGCAAGCAGATCTGGTGCGAGGTGGACCGCGGGGCGCCCGTGGTGCAGGTCCAGATGCAGGTGGGGGCACACGGGGCCGGCCTGCATGAGCCGTCGCCCGCCGTCGTCACCCATCCCGCATAG
- a CDS encoding acyl-CoA dehydrogenase family protein — MDFQLSDDQRALRAGIRELLAGRFGRDRMRAALDAGTDVDRVVWGELGAAGFFALRLPEAEGGVGLGLPEAVLLFEEAGRVLLPGPLAATHLAAGAVKGAAEGGTVVAVLDEGRPVAHLGAADALIAVVGGEVRVLEGAALRALVRGAARPVRSLDPLTPLHRVTAPAALGDPLPGGGAARFRREGTLLSAAEQLGSAARTIEMAVQHARGREQFGSPIGAFQAVKHLCAQMLVRAELARAAVYAAAVTADPVEIAGAKLLADEAAVRNARDCLQVHGGMGFTWEADVHLHLKRAWLRAGQWLTAAEAEEALAADLC; from the coding sequence GTGGACTTCCAGCTTTCGGACGACCAGCGGGCACTGCGGGCCGGGATACGGGAGCTGCTCGCCGGCCGCTTCGGCAGGGACCGGATGCGGGCGGCGCTCGACGCGGGCACGGACGTCGACCGGGTGGTGTGGGGAGAGCTGGGCGCGGCCGGGTTCTTCGCGCTGCGGCTGCCGGAGGCGGAGGGCGGGGTGGGGCTCGGGCTGCCCGAGGCCGTCCTGCTGTTCGAGGAGGCGGGGCGGGTGCTGCTGCCCGGGCCGCTGGCGGCCACCCATCTCGCCGCCGGTGCGGTGAAGGGGGCGGCGGAGGGCGGGACGGTGGTCGCGGTGCTGGACGAGGGCCGCCCGGTCGCCCACCTGGGGGCGGCGGACGCACTGATCGCCGTGGTGGGCGGGGAGGTGCGGGTGCTGGAGGGGGCTGCGCTGCGCGCGCTCGTACGGGGCGCCGCCCGCCCCGTACGGTCACTCGATCCGCTCACGCCGCTGCACCGTGTGACGGCCCCGGCCGCGCTCGGGGACCCCCTGCCCGGGGGCGGGGCGGCGCGGTTCCGGCGCGAAGGCACCCTGCTGTCCGCCGCCGAGCAGCTCGGCAGCGCCGCCCGCACCATCGAGATGGCTGTTCAACACGCCCGTGGGCGTGAGCAGTTCGGCTCACCGATCGGCGCCTTCCAGGCGGTCAAACACCTGTGCGCCCAGATGCTGGTACGTGCCGAGCTGGCCCGGGCCGCGGTGTACGCGGCGGCCGTGACCGCGGACCCGGTCGAGATCGCCGGCGCGAAACTGCTCGCCGACGAGGCGGCCGTCCGCAATGCGCGGGACTGTCTCCAGGTGCACGGCGGGATGGGCTTCACCTGGGAGGCGGACGTACATCTGCACCTCAAGCGGGCGTGGCTGCGGGCCGGGCAGTGGCTGACGGCGGCCGAGGCCGAGGAGGCGCTTGCGGCCGATCTGTGCTGA